A genome region from Triticum aestivum cultivar Chinese Spring chromosome 2B, IWGSC CS RefSeq v2.1, whole genome shotgun sequence includes the following:
- the LOC123043867 gene encoding aspartyl protease AED3, which translates to MAGRLLRGVVLSVLVALLAAAGAAGAEASCPATPPDTGATLQVSHAFGPCSPLGGAAAAPSWAGFLADQSSRDASRLLYLDSLAVAGRAYAPIASGRQLLQTPTYVVRARLGTPPQQLLLAVDTSNDAAWIPCSGCAGCPTTTPFKPAASKSYRAVPCGSPACSRAPNPSCSLNSMSCGFSLTYADSSLEAALSEDSLAVANDVVKSYTFGCLQKATGTAAPPQGLLGLGRGPLSFLSQTKDMYEGTFSYCLPSFKSLNFSGTLRLGRKGQPLRIKTTPLLVNPHRSSLYYVGMTGIRVGKKVVPIPPSALAFDPATGAGTVLDSGTMFTRLVAPAYVAVRDEVRHRIRGAPLSSLGGFDTCYNTTVKWPPVTFMFTGMQVTLPADNLVIHSTYGTTSCLAMAAAPDGVNTVLNVIASMQQQNHRILFDVPNGRVGFAREQCTAA; encoded by the coding sequence ATGGCGGGTAGGCTACTCCGCGGGGTCGTTTTGTCGGTGTTGGTGGCGCTTCTAGCTGCGGCCGGCGCAGCGGGGGCGGAGGCGTCGTGCCCGGCGACGCCGCCGGACACCGGGGCGACGCTCCAGGTGTCGCACGCGTTCGGGCCGTGCTCGCCGCTGGGAGGCGCGGCCGCAGCGCCGTCGTGGGCGGGCTTCCTCGCGGACCAGTCCTCCCGGGACGCGTCGCGGCTGCTGTACCTTGACTCTCTCGCCGTGGCCGGGCGCGCGTACGCACCGATCGCGTCCGGGCGGCAGCTGCTGCAGACGCCGACGTATGTGGTGCGCGCGCGCCTCGGCACCCCGCCGCAGCAGCTCCTCCTCGCCGTCGACACCAGCAACGACGCCGCGTGGATCCCCTGCTCCGGCTGCGCGGGCTGCCCGACGACCACCCCGTTCAAGCCAGCCGCGTCTAAGTCGTACCGCGCCGTGCCGTGCGGCTCGCCGGCGTGCTCGCGGGCGCCGAACCCGTCCTGCTCGCTCAACAGCATGTCCTGCGGGTTCAGCCTCACCTACGCCGACTCCTCGCTCGAGGCCGCGCTGTCCGAGGACTCCCTCGCCGTCGCCAACGACGTCGTGAAGAGCTACACCTTCGGCTGCCTCCAGAAGGCCACCGGCACGGCGGCGCCGCCGCAGGGCCTCCTCGGGCTCGGCCGCGGGCCGCTGTCGTTCCTGTCCCAGACCAAGGACATGTACGAGGGCACCTTCTCCTACTGCCTCCCGAGCTTCAAGTCCCTGAACTTCTCCGGCACGCTCAGGCTCGGCCGCAAGGGCCAGCCGCTGCGCATCAAGACGACGCCGCTGCTCGTGAACCCGCACAGGTCCTCGCTCTACTACGTGGGCATGACCGGCATCCGCGTGGGCAAGAAGGTGGTGCCGATCCCGCCCTCCGCGCTGGCGTTCGACCCGGCGACCGGCGCCGGCACGGTGCTCGACTCCGGCACGATGTTCACCCGGCTGGTGGCGCCGGCGTACGTGGCGGTGCGCGACGAGGTCCGCCACCGCATCCGCGGCGCCCCGCTCTCCTCCCTCGGCGGGTTCGACACGTGCTACAACACGACGGTGAAGTGGCCGCCGGTCACGTTCATGTTCACCGGCATGCAGGTGACGCTGCCCGCGGACAACCTGGTGATCCACAGCACGTACGGCACCACAAGCTGCCTGGCCATGGCGGCGGCGCCCGACGGCGTGAACACGGTGCTCAACGTCATCGCGAGCATGCAGCAGCAGAACCACCGCATCCTGTTCGACGTGCCGAACGGACGCGTCGGCTTCGCCCGCGAGCAGTGCACCGCGGCTTGA